The DNA segment GTGTACGAGGACGAAGAGGGCGGCGACCCGCTGGGCTGGGCCTTTGGCGCGCTGGGCCTGACCGACAAGGCCAAGCACCTGGCCACGCTGTATCTCAACGATCTGGCCGATGTGCTGCGCGACGCGGTGGACGAGCGCTTTGAATTTGTACGCTATGCCGAATCGCTGGCGGGCAGCCAGCCCACGTTTGACCCCTTGGCCAACGCACTGGCCGCTGGGCCTAACTTGGTCGACGACATGCTTAAGCGCCTGACGCTGGCCGCCATTGAGCGCCACCAGCCCACGGTGGTGCTGCTGTCTGTGCCCTTTCCCGGTTCGGCCTACGCGGCGTTTCGCATTGCGCAGACCATCAAAGCCAAGCACCCGCACATCAGAACCGTGCTGGGCGGCGGCTTTGTCAACACCGAGCTGCGCGAGCTGGCCGAGCCACGCGTTTTCGACTACTTCGACTTTGTGACGCTGGATGCGGGCGAGCGCCCCTTGCTGGCGCTGCTGGAGCACTTGCAGGGCGAGCGCGGCCAGTCGCGTCTGGTGCGCACTTTTGTGCGGGGTGATGATGGTGCGGTGAAGTACGTCAACATGATGGAGGCGGATATTGCCTTCGCTGAGGTGGGCACGCCCACCTGGGATGGCCTGCCGCTGGACAAATATCTGTCGTTGCTGGACATGCTCAACCCCATGCACCGCCTGTGGAGCGACGGGCGCTGGAACAAGCTCACCGTGGCCCACGGTTGTTACTGGAAGAAGTGCAGCTTCTGCGACGTCAGCCTCGACTACATTGGCCGCTACGAAGGCGCCAGCGCCGAGGTGCTGGCCGATCGCATTCAAGCCATCGTGGCTGAAACCGGCCAGACCGGCTTTCACTTTGTCGACGAAGCCGCGCCGCCCAAGGCGCTCAAAGCGCTGTCGGCCGAGCTGATTGCGCGCAACGCCGGTATCAGCTGGTGGGGCAATGTGCGGTTTGAGAAAACCTTCACCCCCGAGCTGGCTGAGCTGATGGCCGACAGCGGCTGCATCGCCATCTCCGGCGGGCTGGAGGTCGCGTCTGACCGCCTGCTGCAGCTGATGAAAAAAGGCGTCACCGTCGATCAGGTGGCGCGTGTGACCAAGGCGTTTGCGGACGCCGGCATTCTGGTTCACGCCTATCTGATGTATGGCTTTCCCACGCAGACCGTGCAAGACACGGTGGATGCGCTGGAGTACGTGCGCCAGTTGTTTCTCAACGGCTGTATTCAAAGCGGCTTCTTTCACCGCTTTACCTGCACCGTGCACTCGCCCGTGGGCCTCAACCCCGAGGAATACGGCATTGAGCTGCCGCCGCTGCCTCCCGGTGACTTTGCCAAGAACGACCGCCCCTTCATCGACCCCACCGGCGTGGACCACGATGCCTTGGGCAGCGCGCTCAAAAAAGCCATCTACAACTACATGCATGGCATTGGTCTGGAAGAAGATGTGCGCATGTGGTTCCCGTTCAAGGTGCCCAAAACCACGGTCAAGCGCGACCGCATCGCCCGCGCGCTGCAACAGTAAGCTGATTTTTTGATAGCTTCTAGCGCTTGTTAAATCATGGTTTCAAGTGGTTTTCTATCTGGAATTAATGAATAAATGGCGCTGAAAGCTATTGATTTGATAGCTTTCCTCTGAACAAGCAGGCTGACTGCGTGCGCCAGACACTGCCGCTGGCCACTTACCAGTGGTTGCACGCTCCCATTGGACAAGCATGGCTTGCCATAATCTGCTCCGTTTTGACCTCCAAGGAGAGATGGGATGGGAATGTTTGACTGGACGCCGAAGTCGTCCGATGTTTTGCAGGATGGCGGCGTTATCGGCCCCGATGAGCGACTGCCCTGGGCGCAAACCGGCTTGATGGGGATTCAGCACGTGATCGCCATGTTTGGCTCCACCGTGCTGGCGCCCATTCTTATGGGCTTTGACCCGAATCTGGCGGTGCTGATGAGCGGTATCGGCACGTTGATCTTCTTCATCATCACTGGCGGCAAGGTGCCCAGCTATCTGGGCTCATCCTTTGCCTTTATCGGCGTGGTCAACGTCGCCACCGGCTATGTGGCCAGCCACGGTGCCAATGCCAATATTGGCGTGGCGCTGGGCGGCATCATTGCCTGCGGTCTGGTGTACATGCTGGTTGGCGTGCTGGTGCAGGCCATTGGCACGGGCTGGATTGAGCGCTTCATGCCCCCGGTGGTGACCGGCGCGGTGGTGGCGGTGATTGGCCTGAATCTGGCTGGCATCCCCATCAAGAACATGGCATCCAACAACTTCGAGTCGTGGATGCAGGCACTGACCTTCCTGTCCGTGGCGCTGGTAGCGGTGTTCACACGCGGCATGCTGCAGAGACTGCTGATTCTGATTGGCCTGCTGGTGGCCAGCGTGCTCTACGCGGTGTTCACCAATGTGCTGGGCTGGGGCAAGCCGGTGGATCTGAGCGGCGTGGCCAATGCGGCATGGTTTGGCATTCCTTCCTTCCACGCACCAGTGTTCAGCACCAACGCCATGCTGCTGATTGTGCCCGTGGTCATCATTCTGGTGGCTGAGAACCTGGGCCACATCAAGGCCGTGACGGCCATGACCGGCAAGAACCTGGACCAGTACATGGGCCGTGCCTTCATCGGTGATGGCGTGGCCACCATGGTCTCCGGCGCGGCTGGCGGCACAGGTGTGACCACCTATGCTGAAAACATTGGTGTGATGGCTGCTACCCGCATCTACTCTACCGCTGTGTTCTTTGTGGCTGCCCTGCTGGCCGTTCTGCTGGGCTTCTCGCCCAAGTTTGGCGCGCTGATTCAGGCCATTCCTCTGCCCGTGATGG comes from the Comamonas sp. 26 genome and includes:
- a CDS encoding radical SAM protein, producing MSALPTRVLAVIPPMTQLNTPYPSTAYLTGFLRSRGIAAVQEDLALALVLELLSPDGLRAVAERIRALPAKKHTPAVQSFVAQQDRYLATIGPAIAFLQGRDSTLAHRIAGRHYLPEGPRFATLDVYEDEEGGDPLGWAFGALGLTDKAKHLATLYLNDLADVLRDAVDERFEFVRYAESLAGSQPTFDPLANALAAGPNLVDDMLKRLTLAAIERHQPTVVLLSVPFPGSAYAAFRIAQTIKAKHPHIRTVLGGGFVNTELRELAEPRVFDYFDFVTLDAGERPLLALLEHLQGERGQSRLVRTFVRGDDGAVKYVNMMEADIAFAEVGTPTWDGLPLDKYLSLLDMLNPMHRLWSDGRWNKLTVAHGCYWKKCSFCDVSLDYIGRYEGASAEVLADRIQAIVAETGQTGFHFVDEAAPPKALKALSAELIARNAGISWWGNVRFEKTFTPELAELMADSGCIAISGGLEVASDRLLQLMKKGVTVDQVARVTKAFADAGILVHAYLMYGFPTQTVQDTVDALEYVRQLFLNGCIQSGFFHRFTCTVHSPVGLNPEEYGIELPPLPPGDFAKNDRPFIDPTGVDHDALGSALKKAIYNYMHGIGLEEDVRMWFPFKVPKTTVKRDRIARALQQ
- a CDS encoding solute carrier family 23 protein — its product is MGMFDWTPKSSDVLQDGGVIGPDERLPWAQTGLMGIQHVIAMFGSTVLAPILMGFDPNLAVLMSGIGTLIFFIITGGKVPSYLGSSFAFIGVVNVATGYVASHGANANIGVALGGIIACGLVYMLVGVLVQAIGTGWIERFMPPVVTGAVVAVIGLNLAGIPIKNMASNNFESWMQALTFLSVALVAVFTRGMLQRLLILIGLLVASVLYAVFTNVLGWGKPVDLSGVANAAWFGIPSFHAPVFSTNAMLLIVPVVIILVAENLGHIKAVTAMTGKNLDQYMGRAFIGDGVATMVSGAAGGTGVTTYAENIGVMAATRIYSTAVFFVAALLAVLLGFSPKFGALIQAIPLPVMGGVSIVVFGLIAIAGAKIWVDNKVDFSDIKNLIVAAITLILGTGEFTLKFGEFALGGIGCATFGAIIMYALLAMGDRQSETKVQNK